Proteins from a single region of Synchiropus splendidus isolate RoL2022-P1 chromosome 3, RoL_Sspl_1.0, whole genome shotgun sequence:
- the fzd8a gene encoding frizzled-8a has protein sequence MDVFGIYLLLSLALLPRSSCTTAKELTCQEIAVPLCKGIGYNYTYMPNQFNHDTQDEAGLEVHQFWPLVEIQCSPDLKFFLCSMYTPICLEDYKKPLPPCRSVCERARAGCAPLMRQYGFPWPDRMRCDLLPVQGTPDTLCMDYNRTDSTTASPVLSKPTNNPGKGFVPPKRPSAAGKYKPPAAPCEPGCKCLEPMVPVNTDRHPLYNRVKTGQVTNCAMPCHNPYFTHDERAFTAFWIGLWSVLCFVSTFATVATFLIDMERFKYPERPIIFLSACYMFVSIGYIVRLIEGHEKVACSREHDLEHIHYETTGPALCTVVFLLIYFFGMASSIWWVILSLTWFLAAGMKWGNEAIASYSQYFHLAAWLIPSMKSIAVLALSSVDGDSVAGICYVGNQNLDNLRGFVLAPLVIYLFIGTMFLLAGFVSLFRIRSVIKQGGTKTDKLEKLMMRIGIFTVLYTVPATIIVACYFYEQHNRQSWEITHNCSNCLLERDRRTPHYAVFMLKYLMCLLVGITSGVWIWSGKTLDSWRNFCTKCCWGSKATSGSMYSDVSTGLTWRSGTASSVSCPKQMPLSQV, from the coding sequence ATGGACGTGTTCGGGATATACCTGCTCCTCTCACTCGCCCTCCTGCCCAGGTCCAGCTGCACCACGGCCAAGGAGCTCACGTGCCAGGAGATCGCCGTGCCTCTGTGCAAGGGCATCGGCTACAACTACACCTACATGCCCAACCAGTTCAACCACGACACGCAGGACGAGGCGGGTCTGGAGGTGCACCAGTTCTGGCCTCTGGTGGAGATCCAGTGCTCCCCGGACTTGAAGTTCTTCCTGTGCAGCATGTACACGCCGATCTGCCTGGAGGACTACAAGAAGCCGCTGCCGCCCTGCCGGAGCGTGTGCGAGAGAGCCCGGGCCGGCTGCGCGCCTCTCATGCGGCAGTACGGCTTCCCCTGGCCGGACAGGATGCGCTGCGATCTGCTCCCGGTGCAGGGCACCCCGGACACGCTGTGTATGGACTACAACAGAACCGACTCCACGACGGCGTCCCCGGTTCTGTCCAAGCCCACCAACAACCCAGGCAAGGGCTTCGTTCCCCCGAAACGTCCCAGCGCGGCTGGCAAGTACAAGCCGCCGGCAGCGCCGTGCGAGCCCGGGTGCAAGTGTCTGGAGCCCATGGTGCCGGTGAACACGGACCGCCACCCGCTTTACAACCGCGTCAAAACAGGTCAGGTCACCAACTGTGCCATGCCGTGCCACAATCCGTATTTCACGCACGACGAGAGAGCTTTCACGGCTTTCTGGATCGGACTCTGGTCGGTGTTGTGTTTCGTGTCAACTTTCGCCACGGTGGCCACTTTCCTCATCGACATGGAGAGGTTCAAGTACCCGGAGAGGCCCATCATCTTCCTGTCCGCCTGCTACATGTTTGTTTCCATCGGCTACATCGTCAGACTGATCGAAGGACATGAAAAAGTGGCGTGCAGCCGGGAGCACGACCTGGAGCACATCCACTACGAGACCACCGGACCTGCTCTGTGCACCGTGGTCTTCCTGCTCATCTACTTCTTCGGCATGGCCAGCTCCATCTGGTGGGTCATCCTGTCCCTGACCTGGTTCCTGGCCGCGGGGATGAAGTGGGGCAACGAGGCCATCGCCAGCTACTCCCAGTACTTCCACCTGGCCGCCTGGCTCATCCCCAGCATGAAGTCCATTGCGGTTCTGGCTTTGAGCTCAGTGGACGGAGACTCTGTCGCTGGCATTTGCTACGTCGGGAACCAGAACCTGGACAACCTGCGGGGCTTCGTCCTCGCCCcccttgttatttatttattcatcggCACTATGTTCCTTCTGGCCGGATTCGTGTCGCTGTTCCGGATCAGGAGCGTCATCAAGCAAGGTGGCACCAAAACAGACAAACTGGAGAAGCTGATGATGCGGATCGGCATCTTCACGGTACTCTACACGGTTCCCGCCACAATCATAGTAGCCTGCTACTTCTACGAGCAGCACAACAGACAGAGCTGGGAGATCACCCACAACTGCTCCAACTGCTTGCTGGAGAGGGACCGCAGGACTCCACACTATGCAGTGTTCATGCTCAAGTACCTCATGTGCCTTCTGGTGGGCATCACCTCCGGCGTGTGGATATGGTCGGGGAAGACTCTGGACTCATGGAGGAACTTTTGCACCAAGTGCTGCTGGGGCAGCAAAGCCACCAGCGGGTCCATGTACAGCGACGTTAGCACGGGACTGACGTGGAGGTCCGGCACGGCCAGCTCGGTGTCTTGCCCCAAGCAGATGCCATTGTCCCAGGTTTGA